In Dehalococcoidia bacterium, one genomic interval encodes:
- a CDS encoding PAS domain S-box protein, whose product MRNIVGATASLVGQSFLAQLVLHAALELNVDLAYVSEVTEASTLERVVATSDGDELALAGTYATDNSPSGEVIRTNNLYFCGDQIANRFPDNAWLRQHQMRSFLGVPLVGVDQAVLGQIAVMSRQPIHESLPIESTIRALAPRISGELERHRTEQQMRRSEQMFRLLAERAADVVFHFDFHPQPHFEYLSPSVKVLTGYDPDEFYADWRLAMRILHADDHEKIFGREVRNQTTRAITRWVHSDGHVVYGEYVAIPVNDDTGNLAAIEGIVRDVSPRVRLEEALREAEGRQRAVIEALPDMVFRIDRAGVYREFIPAEGATPFAIPADFVGRNIVEIMPEDIAVASLRAVHEALDGGERQKMEYALVYDGDERLYEARIVPVTNDEVLAFVREFTAERNMRREIDRREERAELEGKVERQIARRNPYGLTFREFTVLHHVAAGSADKEIAEALGISTFTVNKHVAAILSKMDAPSRTAAGVRAFREELLD is encoded by the coding sequence GTGCGAAACATCGTGGGCGCGACGGCCTCTCTCGTGGGGCAGTCCTTCCTCGCGCAACTCGTGCTGCACGCGGCACTCGAGCTCAACGTCGACCTTGCCTACGTCTCTGAAGTCACTGAGGCTTCGACGCTAGAACGTGTCGTCGCAACCTCGGACGGCGACGAACTCGCGCTTGCCGGCACGTATGCCACCGACAACTCGCCCTCCGGGGAAGTGATACGGACGAACAACCTCTACTTCTGTGGCGACCAGATCGCGAACAGATTTCCGGACAACGCCTGGCTACGCCAACACCAGATGAGAAGCTTCCTGGGCGTGCCGCTCGTCGGTGTCGATCAAGCGGTTCTGGGCCAGATCGCCGTGATGTCGCGCCAACCGATCCACGAGAGCCTGCCGATCGAATCGACGATTCGCGCGCTCGCGCCCCGCATATCCGGGGAGTTGGAACGACACCGCACAGAGCAACAGATGAGGCGCAGCGAGCAGATGTTCCGCCTGCTCGCGGAACGTGCGGCGGACGTAGTTTTTCACTTCGACTTTCACCCGCAACCGCATTTCGAGTACCTCAGCCCTTCCGTGAAGGTCCTCACAGGCTACGACCCGGACGAGTTTTACGCCGACTGGCGACTCGCGATGCGTATTCTCCACGCTGACGATCACGAGAAGATCTTCGGCAGGGAAGTCCGGAACCAGACGACGCGCGCGATCACGCGCTGGGTACACAGCGACGGACACGTGGTGTACGGCGAATATGTCGCCATCCCGGTAAACGATGACACGGGAAACCTGGCGGCGATCGAGGGTATTGTGCGCGACGTAAGCCCGCGCGTGCGGCTCGAAGAAGCGCTTCGCGAGGCGGAAGGTCGTCAGCGCGCCGTCATCGAAGCGCTGCCAGACATGGTGTTCCGCATCGACAGGGCCGGGGTTTATCGTGAGTTCATACCGGCGGAGGGTGCGACGCCGTTCGCAATTCCCGCGGACTTTGTTGGCCGGAACATTGTCGAGATCATGCCCGAAGATATCGCCGTGGCCTCTCTACGTGCGGTGCATGAGGCATTGGACGGGGGCGAACGCCAGAAGATGGAGTACGCTCTTGTGTACGACGGCGACGAGCGGCTGTACGAAGCCCGCATCGTACCGGTCACGAATGACGAAGTACTTGCCTTCGTCCGCGAGTTCACCGCAGAGCGGAACATGCGGCGCGAGATCGACCGCCGCGAGGAACGCGCGGAACTGGAAGGCAAGGTCGAACGGCAGATCGCGCGCCGCAATCCGTATGGCCTGACGTTTCGCGAATTCACGGTGCTGCATCACGTCGCGGCAGGCTCCGCCGATAAGGAAATCGCCGAAGCCCTCGGCATCAGCACGTTCACCGTCAACAAGCACGTCGCCGCTATTCTCTCGAAGATGGATGCGCCTTCCCGCACGGCGGCCGGCGTCCGCGCATTCCGCGAAGAGCTCCTCGATTAA
- a CDS encoding HAMP domain-containing sensor histidine kinase: protein MALLDLLPIPACLATEGGDYVARGRYWPIPAHMPLVNGTKWQWLVDLPDRRDIAIKWTRAVASDQDFDDRCRLNGPRPGSGRWYAVHGTRMDGVLPATWLITATDIHAIKTNETRMTEFIAFLAHELSGPLTTISGNVHILNSRLATVPPDLREIALDDVEAETKRLLRLTTSLLKIARMESMEARDSCVDLDTLLGELVARHRDAYPTRKVSIQPDARNVYVLAVSEFVEEMLANYLGNAEKYSPDRNTSIEIGVRVYDRSVEVVVSDRGVGIRAEDVERLFLPFVRGAATTTQVTGSGIGLAICKRLAELQGGSVWAAPRTGGGSEFGVRLVRATSEGLE from the coding sequence GTGGCGCTGCTCGACCTGCTGCCGATCCCGGCGTGCCTCGCAACGGAAGGCGGCGACTATGTGGCTCGCGGTCGATACTGGCCCATACCCGCTCACATGCCCCTGGTGAACGGCACCAAGTGGCAGTGGCTGGTGGACCTTCCGGACCGCCGCGACATCGCCATCAAGTGGACCCGTGCCGTCGCTTCCGACCAGGACTTCGATGATCGGTGCCGGCTCAATGGACCGCGGCCGGGTAGCGGGCGGTGGTACGCCGTTCATGGGACCCGCATGGACGGTGTGCTGCCGGCCACATGGCTCATCACGGCGACTGACATACACGCGATTAAGACAAATGAAACTCGAATGACGGAGTTCATCGCGTTTCTCGCCCATGAGCTCTCCGGTCCGCTCACGACGATCTCCGGCAACGTCCATATTCTCAACAGCAGACTCGCAACCGTTCCGCCGGACCTGCGAGAGATCGCCCTGGACGATGTCGAAGCCGAAACGAAGCGCCTCCTCCGGCTCACCACGAGCCTCTTGAAGATCGCCCGCATGGAGTCGATGGAGGCGCGGGATTCCTGTGTCGATCTCGACACGCTGCTCGGCGAACTCGTGGCGCGGCACCGCGATGCCTACCCGACGCGGAAAGTCTCGATCCAGCCTGACGCTCGAAACGTGTACGTGCTCGCCGTGAGCGAGTTCGTCGAGGAGATGTTGGCGAACTACCTGGGCAATGCAGAGAAGTACAGCCCCGACCGGAACACATCCATCGAAATTGGCGTGCGGGTCTACGACCGCTCGGTTGAAGTTGTGGTTTCAGACCGCGGTGTGGGCATTCGCGCCGAGGACGTGGAACGTCTCTTCCTTCCCTTTGTGCGCGGCGCGGCTACAACGACGCAGGTCACCGGCAGCGGGATTGGCCTGGCGATCTGCAAACGCCTGGCAGAACTCCAGGGTGGATCGGTGTGGGCCGCGCCGCGCACCGGAGGCGGATCCGAGTTCGGTGTCCGTCTCGTGAGGGCCACATCCGAGGGCCTTGAGTGA
- a CDS encoding Crp/Fnr family transcriptional regulator, translated as MSRQRRRIANRILSSLPLANYKRILPGLKEVPLKFRISLHEPGDKMPYVYFPNTGVISTLTVLGNGRAVEIATIGNEGMTDVSVFFGLEESDSRLLVQVPGTAMRMESERFREHVEQMPILRTLLGYYTVSMLALVAQSAACNRVHPMVERCARWLLMTHDRVDAAAFPMTHEFLSTMLGVPRPSVSTAAAALQAAGFITYHRGKVTVLDRRGLESASCECYRLIRERFDRLPGRSKGSTPGRRLLSSGEQASV; from the coding sequence ATGAGCAGGCAGCGACGCCGTATCGCGAACCGCATCCTCTCCTCTCTCCCGCTGGCGAACTACAAGCGCATCCTCCCGGGCCTGAAGGAAGTTCCACTCAAGTTTCGCATCTCCCTCCACGAGCCCGGTGACAAGATGCCGTACGTTTACTTCCCCAACACCGGCGTGATCTCAACGCTCACTGTGCTGGGAAATGGCAGAGCGGTCGAGATCGCCACGATCGGCAACGAGGGGATGACCGATGTCTCGGTGTTTTTCGGGCTTGAGGAATCCGACTCACGGCTGCTCGTTCAGGTCCCTGGCACCGCCATGCGCATGGAAAGCGAGCGGTTTCGCGAGCACGTTGAGCAGATGCCGATCCTGCGAACGCTCCTGGGCTACTACACCGTGTCGATGCTTGCCCTCGTCGCACAGTCCGCCGCTTGCAATCGCGTGCATCCGATGGTCGAACGCTGCGCGCGCTGGCTGTTGATGACGCACGACCGCGTGGACGCCGCCGCGTTCCCGATGACGCACGAGTTCCTCTCCACGATGCTCGGCGTCCCGCGGCCGAGCGTGTCCACCGCCGCCGCAGCTCTCCAGGCCGCAGGCTTCATCACCTACCATCGCGGGAAGGTCACGGTACTCGACCGGCGCGGCCTCGAGAGTGCCAGCTGCGAGTGCTACCGCCTCATCCGGGAGCGCTTTGACCGGCTGCCCGGCCGTAGCAAGGGCAGCACACCCGGCAGGCGGCTGCTGTCCTCGGGTGAACAAGCGTCTGTCTGA